In the Deltaproteobacteria bacterium genome, one interval contains:
- a CDS encoding zinc ribbon domain-containing protein, whose amino-acid sequence MPIYEYECEKCGANLEALQKFSDAPLSVCDKCGGGLHKLMSQTSFHLKGTGWYVTDYAGKKTGAAPAKDAPAEKTETPKAAPVSPCASGACSKAPSAD is encoded by the coding sequence ATGCCCATCTACGAGTATGAATGCGAAAAATGCGGCGCGAACCTGGAAGCCCTTCAAAAGTTCTCCGACGCGCCCCTTTCGGTTTGCGACAAATGCGGGGGCGGCCTGCATAAGCTCATGAGCCAGACCAGTTTCCATCTAAAAGGCACCGGCTGGTACGTCACCGACTACGCCGGAAAGAAAACCGGGGCCGCCCCGGCCAAGGATGCGCCCGCCGAAAAGACGGAGACCCCCAAGGCCGCTCCGGTAAGCCCGTGCGCCTCAGG